Genomic DNA from Antennarius striatus isolate MH-2024 chromosome 16, ASM4005453v1, whole genome shotgun sequence:
ccgtagcctgaaagAACTCCCCCTCAtggatgaccacgcccatatccaggtggacaatcaaatatgactcatgGATAGGTCAATTTCTCCATCAATCACCTGGAGATGACTTAAGGTTTGGCGCTGTGGTCAATCCAAtcgtttttgattctgtccagccatgaatccaaaGGATTCCAAGTATCTATTGATGCAGaaagcgtttgttttccagattctattTGGTAGGATTagagaggaccactatgtatatgctGACACTTGAATATAGAAGGCCAgcgtttaaaaataaataggtcaaaagtgtgatttgaccaaaaactacattttttcccacaatgcactaattaagcccattttaactttgacaaaaatataTTGAACAAAGTTAATCTCCTAACatatgtttgatgttatttttctttattcattggatagtttggtccttgattgatggagttctgtgggtttaataacctgacaaattaaaaggatttatgttagaacagaaaCATTGTTCTGTTTAActatgtttgtaacttgaataatgaattgttatttaacattaaggagtagttatatttattttacactacaTTGAGTTAGTCGTTAACGTTCCATTTCCATCTTAGAACTTGAACAcgtcaaaaaaattttgatgtgTTCAAAAATTGGCGTGCAGACGTTCAGAAAGTCGTCGAGGAATCTACATTCAAGAAAATTAAGGATCTAAAGCCAAACCAAAGTCAAGGGTGAACGGAGGGTTAATATGAAAAAGTAACGCAGTGGAACCAAAGAACCTGTGAAGAACTATGTGATCAGGTATCAGACCCCCCCATTACAGGTGACAGACTAGAAGAACTCCTTCACTGCAGCTCAGAGCGAATTCCGTTCATCTGGGGATGAAGCCACGCCCACAATTAGATGCTAACACCCTTCTTAATACAGCAGTTTACGTGTAAAGCACATCCCATAATAGTTCATAACGTCTGACCCGTGTTTAGACGGCCTGTACTCAGAAACAATGAACACACGTGAACAGGAATCACTAATAAGGTTTCTTTAATTTGATGTTAAAGGAATTCAACGGTTTCTGTTGATGATGAAGGTCGCTTTGGTCACTGAGGCCGACGCCCACTTCAGTTCTCTTCGTCTAGATGGAAACAGGAAGAGTTTATCAGTAAACCAATCAGGACTGACAAACAGGTTCTCTGAGTGAGCCACATTTTGGACCTGAACTAGAAGGACTCAAatctcaccttcctcctcctcatcctcttcatcttcctcctcctcctcctcttcatcagagcTGAAGGTCCCATCAGGCAGGCTGTAGACCCGAATCACTTGCTGTTGACACAGAATATGGACTCGTCAGCTTTACAGCTGGGCGGGGCAGGGGCGGGGCCGGGGGCCCGGCCGGAGACCGTCTCACTCACCTTGTTGGGGTCCTTCAGGATGAGGTACTTGCCCTCGTCCAGCTTGCGGCAGATGTCGATGACGCAGCGGAGGATCCCCCAGGCGTTCTCCATGCTCAGGTTGATCTGGCTGGCGAACTCGTTGGGTTTGAACTGCTGGGTGCCCAGGATGACGTGACGGGCCGAGTCCTTCACGTGGTACCGGGACACGTACCTGAGAACCAACGAGCGACCGTCCAATGAGTCAAGGCAAACGTAACGACACAGCCTCCACCCTCTACTGCTACTCTACTCACCCCAGTTTGAGGTACTCGGATCCGGCCAGCATGGCGCAGCAGGTCCAGCGGGCCAGTTTGTAGCTGTTGTTCTTCAGCTCGGTGGCCAAGACGGCTCCTCGCTGAGAGTCCAGCTTCTGGCGCCAGTCCACCCCGTTACGGCActgaaaacccccccaaaacatTAGACCAGTGAGCGTccagcagaagaggaagactgGTTTGCATTCATTCGTCGGTTCTCCTTGTGCCTCTCACCCTGGAGTCCCATTCGTTCAGAGTCTTCACGTTGATGAAGGACACCTCTCCGTTGGCGCCGGTCATCACTGCGTCGTGCTCGCAGCGAACGATCAGGTCGATGTCGTCGCCGAGCTTCCAGTGACGGTACCTGAAGTGTCAGCGACCGGCCGTCAGAGACGAAAACGACAAAACATGCCGAAACCCAACGACTCCGGTTCACACGTGCAGGACATCCAACTCTGATCTGAGGTCTGGTCGCTCAACCAAGTCAATAAATGACACAACTGGGCGACTCAAAACGCCATTTTACATAATTCACTAGAAGTGCGTTAACAGCAGGTTGGGCTCACCTGTAGGCCACAGACGCCACCTCACTCTTGTCCATGTCCTCCTCCACAAAAGGGTTGGAGTTGGGAAACTTGTGGCGTTCTCCACCCTGAACcagaagaaacaggaagaaaacgGATCGGTGAAGGAGGACAGAtttaaaggaggaggaggaagtagagAGAAGAATATGAAGAGGATGTtacaagaaggaaaagaagaagaggaagatgaagaagatggagagggaAGCCGCCGGGCATCTTGGGTTCTTACCATGCGCAGACACTGCTGGCTGAAGTTGTGGTTGATGTACGTTGCCTCCATCGCCAGGTTCCGGGGAGAGTTGAAGGAGTTACCTTCATCTTGCGGCGGCTCGTTGGCGGTCTCGCTCACTGTTAGCAAATCTGAGGCGAGAAACGACTTCAGTTCCAGCACCGCTCTGGAAACGACTCCAGACATCAATAATCAAACAGTTCCTTCAGACCAAATGTTCACGTTGGCCTCACCAAAGTCTGAGTTGTCTCTCTTGTCAAAGAACAGCTTGTTGCCGACTCGTTGCACGATGATGTCCCAGGAGTTCACCGAGCGCGTGCAGCACATCAGGGTGGCCAAGATGGCGTCGGTAGCGAACACGTTCCCCTGAGTCTTAGCCAGCTGG
This window encodes:
- the eif3d gene encoding eukaryotic translation initiation factor 3 subunit D; its protein translation is MAKFHAPVIQDNPSGWGPCAVPEKFKDMPYQPFSKGDRLGKVADWTGATYQDKRYTNKYSSQFGGGSQYAYFHEEDETSFQLVDTAKTQKTAYQRNRMRFAQRNLRRDKDRRNLTQFNMQTLPKSAKQKERDRMRLQKKFQKQFGVRQKWDQKSQAQLKPRDSSVEVRSDWEVKEEMDFPRLMKMRYMEVADPADIECCGALEYYDKAFDRITTRNEKQLKSIKRIFHTVTTTDDPVIRKLAKTQGNVFATDAILATLMCCTRSVNSWDIIVQRVGNKLFFDKRDNSDFDLLTVSETANEPPQDEGNSFNSPRNLAMEATYINHNFSQQCLRMGGERHKFPNSNPFVEEDMDKSEVASVAYRYRHWKLGDDIDLIVRCEHDAVMTGANGEVSFINVKTLNEWDSRCRNGVDWRQKLDSQRGAVLATELKNNSYKLARWTCCAMLAGSEYLKLGYVSRYHVKDSARHVILGTQQFKPNEFASQINLSMENAWGILRCVIDICRKLDEGKYLILKDPNKQVIRVYSLPDGTFSSDEEEEEEEDEEDEEEEDEEN